The window AATCCAGGGTAAAGTTGCAGCCACTAGTGCGAGTACAGTAAATGCTGACAGTAAAACGACCAGGCATCGGGCAGTTGTGCAAATCCTACGCCGTCGCCTGCGCTGGGGCTGAACCACAGTCATCACAGGGCTGAGCGCATCTTCCTCAGCCATGGGTCGCCCTTCAGCGCTTATGATAAAGATCTGAGACGCATTGTGGCTGGGGCTGATCAGCCTCTGTCGACGGACTCGTTCGGAGACGTCCCTAAAGCAATGAGCAATCCAATTAGCTCCCCTCGGTAAAGTGCCCCTGGAGGTGCGCCGTGCGCTCTGGGGGTGTCCCTGTGGCAGCGGGAGAGGCACCTCGAGCGTCTGCGTTTCATCCGAGGTTTTGTCCGCCGCGAGCGACACCAGCGCTTCCTTTTGCTTCTTGATGAAAGTAAGATGTCGACAGATGGGGCAAACAATAGTGTCTCTGATGTTTCCATCGCTGTTAATGCTGACGAGCGTTTTGACCAGACAGTCGTGGCAGAACATATGTCCGCAGCATAGAGTCCTCTCTGTGCCCGAAAGACACTCATAACACACTGGACACTCTCGTGCGTCCTCATGGCTGTCTTCCTTGTGAAATGCCATGAAAGGGAAATAATAATCCCTTCAGTCGGATAGCTAGGAAGTTATTGAGGTTTAAAGTAGACAACGTGGTAAACGTAGAGTGAATTCCTCTCCCAAGTTCGTTTGGTCTCAACGCCTGACTTTCTTTACGTTTGGCTGTGGGAGGAGGCGAGAGCTGCGCCTTGTAAAACAGGGTCTGCCACCTGTGACTGCGGTGACTTAACTGATTGGGTTCCCTGAAGGTATCACTGACAGTTCAAGTGGCCAAGCTGGTTCTAAGCGTGTTCATCATATGGCACTAATGCATATGGAAAAAGGTACACATCTGACCACTAGTAAGATGTTTTAAACtaatttgcatgtattttagACCAATTAATAGAGTGTAAATAAACTAGTGCAAGTTCATATTTTggacaaataaatgattttttttttttttttttttttttaaaaaggtccAGAGTTATAAgggaaacacacatttgcagatTTGTTGCTTGGTTAAAAATATTTCTCACTATAgcttactgattttttttaaactttaatttctAACTTTAATTGGCCGTAAACTCTGAACATAAAGTAGGAGTAGTCTACCCTACTTACATGCTCGTGTTTCATCATGTTGGACAATGTCTCCTTTGTTTTGTAGACCTCCTACATGTCCGAGCAACTAACATATTCCTGAATATTCTGTTGTACTGCTTTAGTCTATATTTATGTTGGTCAGGGTGTCTTAATGGAcctgctttcatttcaaatgGGGGTGTGTGTGATGGTTTATTCTCCAGCAATGATATGCCACCTCGTGGTCACTgcaatgaaaaagacaaagctaCAAATCTAGAGTTCAAAAACCATTCTAGTACATCTATTTCTATAGTAACCCTGCCCAGTTTCGACACCAACTTCAATTACGTCAGCACGCACGTCTATGTCAGGATTTACGTCGGTTCCGGGAGACGCGTTGGCAATTTCCTAAACACGGCTCAGTCACTTTAGTATCACCCGAGGCCAGAACAGGGTAGAGGTCGGTGAGTTGGATATAACACCGGCTGGAAGGCGACCTGCTGAAACAGAAGACTGCTGAGTACCGATTTGACATGAGCAGGTACCGAAACGAACAGCGAAAATATTCcgttttaatgtgtttaatggCTGACCTGTTCGTCTGTTGAGCTGTCGTGTTCAGCCGCGGCGTCTGTGATGACAGCTCAAAGTCGGTTTAAATGTCGAGAGGTTTTCGCCTTGAATTCTTGCTTCTAATGACttacattttaagattttgtaCGTGATGTTTTCTTTAGCCAGTGTAATACGTAGGCGACTGTGTGGCATTAAGCTAAACTTCTGTACGTCAAACCACGCAGTGTCACGTTGCATTTATTAGCTAAATGACAACCTGCCGCTACTCAGATAAATCTGGGCTCATAGATGTGTGCCTTTTTAGTGCTTCAGCTGTGTAAATCTGCACATTGGCTGCAAATGTGTGCTATCTGCGATATAAGTCAATTGTCATTTTATAGTAAAAGCGccaatttgttttatttttctttttgtctgataGTATGATAATTTTGAACCTCTAGCCATCATTTAGGCTCAAGTCAGGAGAACAACTACTGCCACACCCTGCAGAGCATTAGGTTTGATCATTCAAATTAGAGCAAACCAATAAGGCTACAAAGatctttgtttgtcttgtttgtttgtttgttttaagtatTCCTCTAAAAACCCTCTCATGGGCCCTACTATAAATATGTCTAGATCACTGCCAGCACTTCAGCTCTTAGTAAGCACCTCGTCATCTCCCAACGAAAGGGGATGTAGAGACAAGAATGTGCGAAAGGAAACTCTCTTCACTGCCCTCCCCTGTCTGTAATTTCCAGATGGCTCCACAGTAAGTGAAGTGTCACCATCAACCCTTTTGCTGGCTACAGGCCCTGCCTGTCCAGGTATTGttacagcaaacagacaaatagATCCAGGGGTCAAGGTGACAAAGGATGCTGAAATGAGAGATAACAGGAACTGTCATTTGTCATGAAGGAAAATCAGCACTTGACCTGTTATGTGACATAAAGGATATACTTAGGGGTATATCTCTATTGTCCCATTTTATTTAAGTATCCTGTTGTTGGTCCGTGGTCTGATAAGTAGCCATGTCTATTTTGAGGAGGTAATTATCCTGATTTGGCCTTTGATCTCTATCACCATGGAAACTGTTTCCTGTTGCCTCATGCCTTTGGTGACCCCCAGGGATCAATAGAAAGCACTGGATCCCAATTTCCAACCATTAAGCATCATATGTAAGTAGAGATCTGCAATTTTTGCTAGATTACCTGGAAATGTATTCATGCTGTTCCTGGGATAGATTTGAAACCTCCCCCCTCGTTATATGATATAGCTTACATGTtatgtcagcagcagcctgggaACATTTCCCTCTCTCCACCCTTACTGTATTTTGGTCTCCAGTTTCCTTCGTAACTTCCAAAGTAGTGTACTGACACGTGAGGGGCCTGTAGCGAGTAAATAGTTGATGACGGCACCTCAGAGGAATGTTCAAAGGGAAAAGCAGGCGGCCTCTGAGTCTAGACCACCTTCGTCTTGGCAAGGAAAATAAGACATCCCCCTCCTTGCTTTAGACCAAACCAGACTAGCCTGGTCAAAATAGAACAATAAAGGctactacatttattttaattatgtatccacttttttttgcacagacatttttaacagtaaTCAAACCAAATTCCTCTaacatgataaataaatacattcttTAATGGACTTAATGTTCAGCTGaggttgtttgtttctgtgctaCATCCACTGGTTGTTTTATAAAACCTTTTTCACATTATGAATATTCTTGGAGTTGCAGTGATGGGAATGTCAGGGGCAACAGCTGtatcctcccacacacacacacacggtggtTCTTTCCAGATGTCTTTAATAATTTCCTTAAACCTGCCATGTTGGTCCACATAGATCACAGAGTTAGGCAGTTTATTAGCTCACAAGGAAAAAGGAACAACTGTCTAGTAAAGTGTTATTTATGCAAATAGGACGGAAGACGAAAACCTTGAACACACGATCAAAACTTCTGAACTAGGCTACAGACTGCTTTGATCTATTTAACACCAGCCACACTGAATTCACATGCATGACTGTTGGTGAATTAGTTATGCTGAGGCACATAAATTGATCTGTGAGgttagaaaataaatgaagaggaGACACATTTTGCAGGCTATTCACAGTCATAGAAAGGCTTGTTAGCCATGTCAGTCGGACGACCAAATCCATCCTCTAAAAGACTGGGTGTTGTGTAGGGATGGTAAGATTTTATTGACATCATTGCCATAATTAGTCCTTCTTAGTAGTGCAATTCTTCATTGGTATCCTTATTTATTCTTGATCAGTTTTCTATCTtggatcagctgctgctgttttattagTGCTCTCTGAAAGGTGTAGCAACAGCCTGTCATCATCTAAAATGGATGAAATAGGAGAATATTTGTATGGTATTCATTTTAGGTTTACTTAGTCAAAGAAGAATACTGCTAAACCCAGCTGTATGGCACTCATGTTACTATAATGCAGGATATTCACCCTCTGCAATGGATGGCATTCCTGGAATTTGAGCCTATGTTGTGCAAGAAGATGTTTCAACACATTGCTGGCATTTCCATTCTTAGTTGAGCTTATCATTTAAACATAACAATTGGCACTGTTGTTTGTGAAATTAAGCCCCTGCTTTGGGCCATTTCTTCCCCTGTTCCATGTTGTTCCAAGTTTCCAGCAGCTTAGATTCGAAAGTTTGATATCATTAGTTTGCAATGCTAAACTGTcagaaaaatatgaagagaATGTGTATGCTCAGAAGCATGTGATTCTGATGTACTGTATGCATAACTATACCATAACTGTAGCTATTTTGCAACTGGAACCGGTTCTGAATTTCAATCCTTAATGCTCCAGTGATTCATGAGTAACTAAGGATGACTTCATCTCAGAACAGCAGATTGACTTTCTGTTCTGTTATATTCTCTGCTGAGGAATGGCGGGAAATTCTCAGTCTTGATTTGCCTGGTTGTTGTGCTCTGAGATAAGAAGGGAAATGCACTGTACCAGACTCTACATGCCTGAGGATGCAAATAGTCAAATTGTTTTACTAAATTTGAGTCACTTGGTTGTCTGTGAGGCTA of the Scatophagus argus isolate fScaArg1 chromosome 16, fScaArg1.pri, whole genome shotgun sequence genome contains:
- the LOC124073399 gene encoding RING finger protein 222 — encoded protein: MAFHKEDSHEDARECPVCYECLSGTERTLCCGHMFCHDCLVKTLVSINSDGNIRDTIVCPICRHLTFIKKQKEALVSLAADKTSDETQTLEVPLPLPQGHPQSARRTSRGTLPRGANWIAHCFRDVSERVRRQRLISPSHNASQIFIISAEGRPMAEEDALSPVMTVVQPQRRRRRRICTTARCLVVLLSAFTVLALVAATLPWILLA